The Rhodococcus rhodochrous DNA window ACCACGGTGGTTCTCGAATCCGGTCAGTGGTCGAGTGACGCCGGACAGCGTGGGGCGGATGACGATCTCGCCGATCGCGCGGGTCTGCTGCGGCGAGGTGGTCGCGTCGAGGATGCCCACACCGTCGACGCGTTCGCCCGAGGACGTCTCGTACCAGTGGCCGAGCACCTGGATCGCGGCGCAGATGGCCAGCACGGGCGCTCCACGTTCGGCGGCGCGCTGCAATCCCGGATAGCGCTGCAGGTGCCGTGTGGCCAGTCGCTGCGCGGCGTCCTCGGCGCCACCGAGGGTGTAGAGATCGAGAGACTCGGGGACGGGATCGTTCAGTCCGATCTCGACGATCTCGGCGTCGTGACCGCGCATCCGCAGGCGCTGGCGCAGCACCAGGGCATTGCCGCCGTCGCCGTAGGTGCCCATCACGTCGGGCAGGACGAGTCCGATGCGGACGGTCGACTCAGACATGGGCAGCTCTCCTGGCGATGGCAGTGTTGAGATCGCGGAACGCGGTGTAGTTGGCGAGCACCTCCACACGACCGGGAGGGCACGAGGCGATGGCCTTCAGCGGATCCGGTACCAGGGTGTGCTCGACACCCGCGTAGGTCAGGCGGACGGCGAGATCGGTGCCGCGTTCGCCCGCTGCCACCACCTGCACGCCTTCGAAGTGTTCGAAGCGCACGTCCCACAGCCACGACAGGTCCTCGCCGTCGGGCACCTGACCGTTGACGGCGATCACCAGGCCGTCGACGGTCGGGTCGATCATCGACAGGGCCTCCTGCCAGCCGGCGGGGTTCTTCGCGAGCAGCATGTGTACCGAGTGCGGCCCGACCTGCACGGTCTTGTAGCGACCGGCGACCTCTTCGACGACCGAGGCGGCCGCGACGGCCTTCGCCGGATCGGCGCCGAGGGCAACGGCGGCCGCGACCGCCTGGGCGGCGTTGCCCCGGTTGGCGCGACCGGGCAGGGTCAGCTTCAGCGGGAGGACGAGGCCGTCCGGCCCGTACAGGCTCTCGTCGTCGACCCACCAGTCCGGTGTCGGCCGCGCGAAGTCGGAGCCCGTGCTGTACCAGTGGTCGCCCTCGCGGACGATGGGCTCGCCCGTGCGCGGGCAGCTCACCGAGTCGTTGGCCCAACCGGCGCCGGCGGCGACCCACACGACGTTCGGGTTGTCGTAGGCGGCGGACGTGACGAGCACGTCGTCGCAGTTCGCGACGATCACCGCGTCGGGATGCCGCTTCAGGCCCTCGCGCAGCTTCCGCTCGATCATGTTGATCTCGCCGACCCGGTCGAGCTGGTCGCGGGTGAGGTTGAGCAGCACGATCGCGCGGGGCGCGAGGGCGTCGGCGACATGCGGGGTATGGAGTTCGTCGACCTCGATCGCGGCGAGCGGCGCCCGGAGGTCGGTGGCGAGCGCGGCGACGATCCCGGCGTCCATGTTCGCGCCGTCGGCCTGGGTGACGACCGCATCGATGGTCTCGAGCGCGGCTGCGGTCATGCGGGTCGTCGTGGACTTGCCGTTCGTCCCGGTGACGAGCACGGTCTGCCGGCCGTGGCC harbors:
- a CDS encoding type 1 glutamine amidotransferase; translated protein: MSESTVRIGLVLPDVMGTYGDGGNALVLRQRLRMRGHDAEIVEIGLNDPVPESLDLYTLGGAEDAAQRLATRHLQRYPGLQRAAERGAPVLAICAAIQVLGHWYETSSGERVDGVGILDATTSPQQTRAIGEIVIRPTLSGVTRPLTGFENHRGGTTLGSDATGLGRVDRGVGNGVGDGLEGAVQGSVIGTYLHGPVLARNPELADHLLMRALGVDSLPPLDLPEVDLLRQERLRA
- a CDS encoding Mur ligase family protein, whose product is MGTSTGITARGRLALRAARAAAWASQKAGRGKGSMIGGLVALKIDPALMKQLGHGRQTVLVTGTNGKSTTTRMTAAALETIDAVVTQADGANMDAGIVAALATDLRAPLAAIEVDELHTPHVADALAPRAIVLLNLTRDQLDRVGEINMIERKLREGLKRHPDAVIVANCDDVLVTSAAYDNPNVVWVAAGAGWANDSVSCPRTGEPIVREGDHWYSTGSDFARPTPDWWVDDESLYGPDGLVLPLKLTLPGRANRGNAAQAVAAAVALGADPAKAVAAASVVEEVAGRYKTVQVGPHSVHMLLAKNPAGWQEALSMIDPTVDGLVIAVNGQVPDGEDLSWLWDVRFEHFEGVQVVAAGERGTDLAVRLTYAGVEHTLVPDPLKAIASCPPGRVEVLANYTAFRDLNTAIARRAAHV